In Sphingobacterium thalpophilum, a genomic segment contains:
- a CDS encoding O-acetylhomoserine aminocarboxypropyltransferase/cysteine synthase family protein produces the protein MSSNKNLKFETLQVHAGQVADPTTGSRAVPIYQTTSFVFENAEHGANLFALKQFGNIYTRIMNPTTDVFEQRIAALEGGVAAVAVASGQAAQFIALNNILESGDNFVAGSNLYGGTFNQFKVSFKRLGIEARFATDAEADKIEALIDDKTKAIYVETIGNPSFNIPDFEKIAAVAKKYDLPLIVDNTFGAGGYLFKPLEYGANVVVESATKWIGGHGTSIGGVIVDGGNYNWGNGKYPQFSEPSEGYHGLVFSEVFGEGGPFGNIQFAIRARVEGLRDFGPALSPFNSFLLLQGLETLSLRVQRHVDNTLEVAKWLEAHPQVEKVNYPGLKSSPSFANAQKYLKNGYGAVLSFQLKGDAAQKANSFIDSLELISHLANVGDTKSLIIHPAATTHQQLSDEDQANAGVFKGLLRLSVGIEHIDDIKADLQQAFDKIK, from the coding sequence ATGTCTTCAAACAAAAATTTAAAATTCGAAACTCTTCAGGTTCACGCTGGCCAAGTCGCTGACCCTACTACGGGATCTAGAGCAGTTCCTATATATCAAACAACATCTTTTGTATTTGAAAATGCCGAACACGGCGCAAACTTATTTGCATTAAAGCAGTTCGGCAATATTTATACACGGATTATGAATCCTACCACGGATGTTTTCGAACAACGTATTGCGGCACTTGAAGGTGGAGTCGCGGCTGTTGCTGTTGCATCTGGCCAGGCGGCACAGTTTATTGCATTAAATAATATCTTGGAAAGTGGTGACAATTTTGTTGCCGGATCCAACTTATACGGCGGTACATTCAACCAGTTTAAAGTTTCTTTTAAACGTCTGGGCATCGAAGCTCGATTTGCAACGGACGCCGAGGCAGATAAAATTGAAGCCCTCATTGATGATAAAACAAAGGCCATCTATGTTGAAACAATTGGAAACCCAAGTTTCAATATTCCAGACTTTGAGAAAATTGCTGCAGTAGCAAAAAAATATGACTTACCGTTAATCGTCGATAATACTTTTGGAGCTGGGGGATATTTATTTAAACCTTTGGAGTATGGTGCGAATGTGGTGGTTGAATCGGCTACTAAATGGATCGGTGGACATGGTACAAGCATTGGTGGTGTCATCGTCGACGGCGGAAACTACAATTGGGGCAATGGAAAATACCCTCAATTTTCCGAACCATCTGAAGGCTATCATGGCTTAGTTTTTTCCGAAGTTTTCGGTGAAGGCGGACCGTTTGGAAATATTCAATTTGCCATTCGGGCACGTGTGGAAGGGCTTCGGGATTTCGGGCCAGCACTCTCTCCTTTCAATTCATTCTTATTATTACAAGGGCTTGAAACCCTGTCTTTACGGGTGCAACGCCATGTAGACAACACTTTAGAGGTAGCTAAATGGCTTGAGGCGCATCCACAGGTAGAAAAAGTAAACTATCCGGGCTTAAAAAGCTCTCCGAGCTTCGCTAACGCACAAAAATACCTTAAAAATGGCTATGGTGCAGTGCTTTCTTTCCAGCTCAAAGGTGACGCAGCACAAAAGGCCAATAGCTTTATCGACAGCTTAGAATTGATCAGTCACCTGGCCAACGTCGGTGATACAAAGTCATTGATTATCCATCCAGCAGCGACTACTCACCAACAATTGAGTGATGAAGATCAAGCCAATGCTGGAGTATTCAAAGGTTTATTACGTCTTTCTGTAGGAATAGAACATATTGATGACATCAAAGCTGATTTACAACAAGCTTTTGATAAAATTAAATAA